The DNA window ACCAGACCATATGACCTCGATGGTGGCAGTCTCAGAAGTATCAGAAGTAGTCGTAACATTAGCATCCGCGGTTGGTTCATTGCAGTTTGCGTCGCCATCCTTGTTGTTACCCCAGCAAGCAAACAGACTCAATGTCTTACTGGGGTCGTCGACAGGAGTGTGAAGACTCATGTCTAAGAGCATAGGCTCCTTGCAGGAGTAAAGTTTCACGGCATCGTGGTAGAGTGTCCAGTTGCCCGAGTTGATGCCGCTTGCGGAGCATGACTGTGGGCATGGTTGAAGCTCGGAGAACCACTCTCCCTTTTGTTGTGCGGTAGCAAGGCCGCAGAGACTCAGGAGAGCAGTTGCGGCTGCCAGAGTGTGAAAAGGTAAAGACCACATCTTAGTCGGCCATCGGGCTTGTTCAGATATGGCTCAGGAAGATTCAATGCCCAGTTTCTTGACATGTATCTCGAAGACACATGAGGccctttataaaaaaaaaaaaaatctcaagTCCGCATTCCAAGCCTTCAACTCCTACGAGTACtatcatgatgatgattggGCTATGCAAACAAAGCGTGACTACGCCTCATTTGGGCGTCATTTCCGGAGGGATACCCATTTCTCAGAATCCTTTCTGTCTTTCCATAGATGACCTTTTGCTGAGATTGCTTGTGGAAGTTGAACAATCACAGCCAGCCATATATTAGACTACACGTACAAATCGCTAGTCGGCCATACACTCTCAGATCGGTCGCGCACTCTCAGATCGGCCGAATCGGTCATAAGTCAACACATCACCgctttcttcctttgccaTTTGCATAGTTGCTGTGCTGGCCGCCATTGGCTATAGGGCTCTGAGATCCTATAGGATATTGTAACCTGGATGCATTCTCGAGGCTGTATTTAGTCTTGCATAACGAGCTGATCATCTCTGTGATCCTGATAGGCCAGTTCGTGATTGGATATCCATTGGCCTTCTATTTCTGTCTTTCCTcctttaagaaaaaaagaaaaatgtcGATTAGATAATCCTGTGAATCTCGATCTTGGCTTCCGTAGCTGTCAACTCCGTGTTTTGATGGTGTGGATGGCTTCCAATCTTCCCAAGCGATAGCCGGACTATTGGGCAAGTGACGCCGATAGCACCAATGGCTGTATGGAAGTACCTAAGTGTGGTATATCTGGAGGTCTCAAAATAGTAGATCCtagctcttttctttctcgaaCTGCTATAAATAGCGTTGTTTGCCTTGTTTCGCGCATCGGCGGCTTTGCCATACTGTGCATGTACTTTTGTGAGAGATCCTTCAACAGGGTTCCTTTGTGAACCATCTACCTGCAGGACTCACTAGGCAACACTTACGATCATACTCTGCAGAATACGCAGATACATAGTACACCTCAATGCCTAACTAGGCAATGGAGCAAGTGCGGTAGTTGCATTATGGCCTTCCTGGATCCGTTAATAGAACACCCAAGCATGTTAAGAAGCATAATTGGATACCAGTCCAGCAGCTAACCCAGGTAGTGGCATCGCCAAGTCGGCACGTCGGCATGTCGGTCGGTCGGCCACACgtctttgcctctttcgaTCACACCAACTCTTATTTTTAGATCCAATAACAATCAAATTTCCCTTTACAATGATGTCCCATGATTCGAAGGAACAATAGTATTCGTTTTGCAATGCGAGTACTAATCAATCAATTGACATTACTGTAGCCTTGAATTAGAGGTTGATAGCCTAATCACTCAGCAAGGGTAAATAAAGAATTTTACCAAAATCAGAACTCTTGACAGAATCTTGAATTTTACGTTACCTAtggctgcatgcatgtatgcTAGAAGACGGTCTTTGCCGCTCTTTCATTCTTGGTGCCCATGAGCTTCGATCAAGCGCGAAAGGTGGAACTGAGCCCCTGTTTGACATGTCAATCTTCAACTGACTCCTTTCATGTTTGATCTTGTATAGGCACGCCGAGGTAGAGCATACACAGACTTGGGGAGCTACAGTTTTACAGACAACGTATATCCAACTCGCCGTCATGCTTcaagctttcttttctcacaAAAGCCATGTACATTGTGGTTAAGCTTTTGAGTACCTATGCTATAACAGACGAATGTACTTTTGGAACTAGCCCATGATCTTTCATCATCCGTTGAACACTTGGACTAACACCCTGCATTCTCAAGGGAGAGTGTGATGAATGGCCCTGTAGCAGACTAATGATGGCATTAGATTTAGAAAGATCTTCTGCACTTTCTCATTTCTTGTTTCGAGCTGCTGTGTATGCTCCATactggagaagcagcttgaCTAATGCGACATCGTCAGCATGCGCCGCTATAGTAAGCGGAGTGTTGCCGTCGAAGCCATCAACTATGTTGGGGTTTGCGCCACAGACAAGGAAGAGCTCCAGTATAtgttgatttcttctttctaccGCCAATAAAATGGGAGAGCAAAGGCGAGAGCCCCAACCTCAAGACTCACGCCGCAAATTGGGATCGGCGCCATGAGAGAGAAGTAAAGCCACGACTCGACAATCTCCAGTACGCGCCAGTAAGGTGTTCCAGGTGCTGTCCTTTTCGGCAGCGTCAGTGCCGCCAGACAACAGCCAATGAAGAGTTTCGAAGCAATTGTATGTAAAGGCAGTGTTAAGCCAGTGGCCGGAATACCAGAGTTTTGAACCACAGTGTCGGTTTTTGAACGCTTCCCTTATCGCCTCAGTGTGCCGAAACTGCCCGCTGCGGTATACCAAGATAAACTCTGCCATAAGCATATCATTGCGCTCTCCAAGGTGGTAGGTGCGAATGATTTCCGCTGCGGCATCCGGATTGATGTCAATCGAGTTTCGCttcctcatcaacaagcgTGACATTCCTCTTGTGAAGCTGCCCTCAACACTTGCTTTCACGACGCCTATCGTTACGCAAAGATTGAAGCCGCTCTCTTCCGCGACCCAGTTTAAAGTTCCAAATCTCCTTTCAAATTCTTCACGCCGCGTTGATAACGAACGCCCTCCCTCTTTAAAGACCTCAGTTGCACACAAAGCTAGTTCTTCCAAAACATTATACCCGTGTCCTGCAATCTGCCGGCAAGACTGCCTGAAGATGTCAAATATGATGTCATCATAGGCTGCATAACTGACCAAGAACCTGGCAATGCTCTTAAAGACCGTTCTAGCATTCTCGGCAGGATCGTCTGCCGAGAAATTGGCATTCACATCGGCAACTTTGTCTCTCATTTCGAGTCCGACTGAAGGGCATTTAATGAAGAGAGGCAATAGCTCTTTATAACATCCGCTCTTAAATGCATTCATGTGAAGCTGTGGTGTCATCGTTATCCGACTTCCTCGACCAAGTAGTTGTTGTACTATCCTCGCACCCTGTTTTGAATTGCTGGCTGCAGCCTCCGCGACTAGGCTGTAGTCATCCAACTGTTGATCGCGTTCCAATATGCAGCTGACCATGTCGTCGCCGTGGCGGTGGTTATTTGCCGCAGCCAGGAGCATCTCTTTCGAGGCAGCCGCGACTTCGTTGCCCAGATGTAGTTCCAAGACTTGAAATACTGGAACCGAGCCTTTCTCCGCCGCTATCAAGAGAGTCTCTTTACTTATGGTGTATCCCCTATCATGCTTCatgagcatcttcatcatctgtccAGTTTGATCGTACTGAATCGCAGCTTCAACAGCGGTCGGGGAAAATGTGAAACCAGGCGCCTGGAGGAGGCCGCCCAAACGGCTCGCTTCATCAGCTTTGATTCGCTCGATGAAGATGCGGTCTTTGATTCGCTCCAAGTTTCTTATGACATCTCTGACTGTTCCCAGCATGCTCCAAGCCATCTTCGCATCGTATTCAAAGTCGAATAGAAATCGCACAATATCGCGAACGAGACACTCCTCAGATTTATTGTAGTCTGGTGTCAGTATGAGAGACTCTTTGTCGGTAGCAATTCCCCTCAGCGCATATATAAGATCTTGGGATTCGGTTGCCTGAGCTCCGCCAAACTTCGACAACAAAGTATAGAGACAAGGACCCTTACTCCACCATGAAGTTTTCCGCCAAGGTCCAGGCATGATATCAATGACCGATTGGCAATGTACGCTTGGGCTGATATTGAAGATAATTGGAGCAATGCTAAAGACGCTTGCTGCTATCTCTTTTGTCCCGCTGCACACAATGGCCTTCTTTGCGTTTGCCACTTCCTGTAGAATCCAGACTCTAAGGAACCAGGGGCTGTTTAGAAGGCATTTTAATCCTAGTGAAAGTATCTTGATATCAGGCTTATCCGTTTCTCTCTGAACGGCTTCCTGAATTATCTTCCAGCGCTCATCGTCTCGAGCCCAAGATTGGTATGCATAATTACTGCGCTCCTGCTGGAAAAGACTCATATAGTCCATAAATACATCGGTACTGTAAGTCGTGTGTcccaggaagaaaagaacgcAGTCAGCCTGCTTGTATATATCACTCATCTGCGCGACTTGGTGGCTTCGCTCCCTCTTGTTGCTTTGGTCAATGCAAATTGCATCTATCCAGAGGATTCGATCAGTGTCTGGACGGCGGAGGCTTATGAGAACTAGGTGTAGGTTTGCTGTGATTGCCAGCTTTTGCTCATCCACGGTGACATTTTTTGGCGTAGCTGATGCGCCCCAAGTGTAAGACAGCGCTTCGTATTGAATGAGATCGTGATGAAGAAGCGCCTCGAATAAATTGCACGTCAATTCGTCTCCGCTTCCTTGATGAATTCGTAGCAGCCGAATTGTAGGTCGATCATGATCGAGAGGCTTATATCGGTATTCATCCATAATTCGTTTATAGACGATACATGTTAAGCAAAATAGCGCTGTCGTTCATAATTGCGACATGTGAGAGAAGAAACGAAAGGCGCAAGGCTTCAGCGGTCTGCCTCCATTTCAACCTGATGAGCAGCCTAACCAATCGCAGACAGATGCATGGATCCATACAACACCGCCACAACCTTGACCGCCTTGCTTTTGCTCACGggtttttctttgtttcatGGCATCTACATTTAATTATTAGAGAACTAAATGCATATCgatcttttataaattctcTACCTTACCAGGCACATGTAAGTTCCGATACTTGAATCCCCACCCTTATCTATAGCGCGTTCATTATGCCATAATCCAAGATCGCAGGAGAATTGATCCAAACAATTGCAAAGTCTACATTAAGCCGGCCATTCTCCATGTGCTATTTATAGAGAGTTTAAAATGTTGCAAGGCTATGGTGCAACACATTAACAGCCGTTTTAATGGATCGTAACAACCCGTTGATGGAGTATGTACGTGTATTGTAGAGGCCTGGCCCAGCGGCAAATAAACAACTACTCAAGCTCGGAGAAAGATCTTGACGGGACCCCAAAATATCTTTTATCCACAGAGTTGTATTTGTTTTATTGTAGACAAATACTGTCCCATAACGTTGACTGTATACATTTCATCCCAAGATGAGGTAAAGTTCACCAATAAACGTaatgaagaggagctgctaTGATCTAACAACCACATCAGGGGTGCGATTCACTTTTTAGAATGCCTTTAAGCAATGTATCAATTTCTTATAGTCGTCTGCAATGGGATATACTGGTCCATCTATCAGATCTAAGAGAATGCTTTGGTTTCTGGATCTAGATAGAGCAGACCAATTTACAAAGGGATTGTCTCTTATAACTACCTCCAATCACTtgtggcttttttctttcatctttcctATCAATTACGGTATCCTTCGCTAATAGCCAGATTACTAGTCCGAATTAAATAAAAGCAAAGTGAATAATTGACTGCTGGCTAAAGGTAATATGTTTATACATGGAAACATTCATATACTACTCTTCCTCCATCAACGTATCCTCTCCTTACATGAGTGCTAGGCAGTCTTCGAGACATGGCTTGAAGTACCCCATCTAACCGCAAATATAGGTCCGATGCATGTTGCATGAGAGGTTGGCTTCTTCGGAAACCAAGCCGGACGATCGCTAAGTCATGATGCCCAAGGCACCAATAGCACATAAGTCAATTACACTTCTAACCTAGATGTACTAAGCGAGTTACCCAAGGCATACAAAGTAAAATAATGCGATATGCTATTCCTCGAACCTGTAGAGCCAGAGTTCAAACCAAGAGAAGCATTTGCGCCTCCGAAGTACCCAGTTCCCACTTTCGGATTACTTCACCCTGCATTATCCCATGTACGTAACACTCTCCTATAATTCTCCAAGCCCGCCTCCCTGCTATAGCCGGACACTTTCGAAGCACAAAAGGAACGCCAGAGCCAAAAAGCACCGCAACTCTATCCCCGGGCTCGAGTTTCTGGGGACCTAACCCAAAGTAGCCCTTTTTAGTGATAAAGAACCTTCGCCCTAAAGCAAACCTCCCGATACCTGCTTTCAACGTGTCCTGTGGCACTAGGCTTGGTTGCTGTCGCAGAGCTTCATCTGTAGCATCCATAGCTTGATGTACAAGCTTCCTCGCGGAGTGATCTGCGTCTTCGGGGCTATCGACATTGACGTCGGATGTGATGTGATTTACccgtctttcttttgcttgtcgTTTAGCAAGCTCATCGCTGTGTCGTCTGCATTCCCAATACGGATCAGGTACCATATTCACCAAATGGAATGGCCTATGGTAAAGATCGTAAGGCTGTTCTTGCCATGTTGAAGCTAGCTGGCATAAAAGGGCAACATAGGCATCATCATGCTGTGGGAAGGCTCGCTCTTTCAGCTGAGGATCTAGTTTACTGACAAACTTAGAGCCGCAATCTTCGGTCCCTGTGTCAAGAGTAGACAAAGACTGATCTAAAGCTTCGCAAATCTCTGCAAGCTCAACCAAACCCGCTGTTTTTGCTGCCATGGGAGGCTGCCCTGGCGACCAAGACTTCGAAATTTCCGGAAGCCAATCTTCGTAGCGGGGTTCCAGCTTTCCTGTCGCCTGTCCCACGAACAAAGTTGACCAGAAGGCTTCCAGTAGCTGATTTATAGTTGGATATCTGATAGATGCCTCTTTATTGGACATGGCAAGATGCTTGCAGCAACCAACGGCGACCATGAAACGAGTC is part of the Trichoderma atroviride chromosome 1, complete sequence genome and encodes:
- a CDS encoding uncharacterized protein (EggNog:ENOG41), giving the protein MDEYRYKPLDHDRPTIRLLRIHQGSGDELTCNLFEALLHHDLIQYEALSYTWGASATPKNVTVDEQKLAITANLHLVLISLRRPDTDRILWIDAICIDQSNKRERSHQVAQMSDIYKQADCVLFFLGHTTYSTDVFMDYMSLFQQERSNYAYQSWARDDERWKIIQEAVQRETDKPDIKILSLGLKCLLNSPWFLRVWILQEVANAKKAIVCSGTKEIAASVFSIAPIIFNISPSVHCQSVIDIMPGPWRKTSWWSKGPCLYTLLSKFGGAQATESQDLIYALRGIATDKESLILTPDYNKSEECLVRDIVRFLFDFEYDAKMAWSMLGTVRDVIRNLERIKDRIFIERIKADEASRLGGLLQAPGFTFSPTAVEAAIQYDQTGQMMKMLMKHDRGYTISKETLLIAAEKGSVPVFQVLELHLGNEVAAASKEMLLAAANNHRHGDDMVSCILERDQQLDDYSLVAEAAASNSKQGARIVQQLLGRGSRITMTPQLHMNAFKSGCYKELLPLFIKCPSVGLEMRDKVADVNANFSADDPAENARTVFKSIARFLVSYAAYDDIIFDIFRQSCRQIAGHGYNVLEELALCATEVFKEGGRSLSTRREEFERRFGTLNWVAEESGFNLCVTIGVVKASVEGSFTRGMSRLLMRKRNSIDINPDAAAEIIRTYHLGERNDMLMAEFILVYRSGQFRHTEAIREAFKNRHCGSKLWYSGHWLNTAFTYNCFETLHWLLSGGTDAAEKDSTWNTLLARTGDCRVVALLLSHGADPNLRRES